The proteins below are encoded in one region of Knoellia sp. S7-12:
- a CDS encoding GNAT family N-acetyltransferase → MGFETLRRRPVDPAGDAAMLHGWVQEDRAEFWGMQEHTLEDVRDTYAWIVEQPHLTADVVEVDDAPLALVQTYDPVVDEIGNHYDRQPGDLGIHLFMRPGARPSGSLEALLRFLKRELFADASVKRIILEPDVRNEKSIALVHRFGDELGPVVEVPHPVPGLPPKTAQFAFIHRPEGP, encoded by the coding sequence GTGGGTTTTGAGACCTTGCGTCGTCGACCGGTGGACCCCGCAGGCGATGCGGCGATGCTGCACGGATGGGTCCAGGAGGACCGCGCCGAGTTCTGGGGGATGCAGGAGCACACCCTCGAGGACGTGCGCGACACCTATGCGTGGATCGTGGAGCAGCCGCACCTCACCGCCGACGTCGTCGAGGTTGACGATGCGCCCCTGGCGCTGGTGCAGACCTACGACCCGGTCGTCGACGAGATCGGCAACCACTACGACCGTCAGCCGGGCGACCTCGGCATCCACCTCTTCATGCGGCCGGGGGCTCGTCCGTCGGGGTCACTCGAGGCGCTCCTTCGATTCCTCAAACGTGAGCTGTTCGCTGACGCGTCCGTGAAGCGCATCATCCTGGAGCCCGACGTGCGCAACGAGAAGTCGATCGCGCTCGTGCACCGCTTTGGCGATGAGCTCGGGCCGGTGGTCGAGGTGCCGCATCCCGTGCCTGGATTGCCGCCCAAGACAGCGCAGTTCGCCTTCATCCACCGACCGGAGGGACCGTGA
- a CDS encoding penicillin acylase family protein encodes MNAVGPLPDGAHVIRDEHGIPHIWASSVTDLAFAQGVEAAQSRTWQLDADRRQAQGCVAALLGEVAFEWDIFARRARIADTAQRAFVALDAESQDFFAAYGAGVSAAFAAGATCGELEDRGAAPGAWEPWTALAVFSVNNILFSTFPDKLWRRALRDAVGESLAGLVVREPGRAPGSNAFALNGARTVSGLPLIAGDPHRLFDTPNVYAQVHLACPEFDVAGFTFAGVPGVQHFAHAGPVAWAITNAMADYQDMNVETLAREGDRVLAAGSSGLEECRVIAEVIEVLGGESVAVECVVTPRGPVVIDERATGGEVLSLSMPSQRDGDLGLGAVLPLLRARSVGDVEAALAGWVEPVNNLVVADSAGAVAHRVVGRVPVRASGQIPGVPTPPGEHDRVGVHTDLPQNPVVDGAVVTANQRETAAYDAISTACAAPFRARRITQRLDEREQWDASSLREVLLDDRQTAGSALLEAISALAQPGRPTPTAQPDQAAALDASAAARVDELVDELAPWDRQMRSDSVTAARFAQIRTRLVGHLVDHPAYAAVPSASPHGSLYDPWFSFAGRIDACLPTFFDPSSATVLAEAGIDLAALVRQSVTEVAAAPTDKPWGEHHRFHPISVLERFGLPDVAPAVSGRPLPGDGDCVNASGWLPAHGVSIRGPVARYVWDLAERDASQWAVPLGAGGGLDDPHRADQFDAWVGGTLLPVLTDWAVLDNPDDASAT; translated from the coding sequence ATGAACGCAGTTGGCCCGCTGCCAGATGGTGCCCACGTCATCCGCGACGAGCACGGCATCCCCCACATCTGGGCCTCCTCCGTCACCGACCTCGCATTCGCCCAAGGTGTCGAGGCCGCGCAGAGCCGCACCTGGCAGCTCGATGCCGATCGGCGTCAGGCGCAGGGGTGCGTCGCGGCACTGCTCGGTGAGGTCGCGTTCGAGTGGGACATCTTCGCGCGGCGTGCCCGGATCGCCGATACGGCGCAACGTGCCTTCGTCGCGCTCGACGCCGAGAGCCAGGACTTCTTTGCTGCGTATGGCGCGGGCGTGAGTGCCGCTTTCGCCGCTGGGGCCACCTGTGGTGAGCTCGAAGACCGTGGGGCGGCCCCGGGCGCGTGGGAGCCATGGACGGCGCTCGCAGTGTTCTCGGTGAACAACATCCTCTTCTCGACGTTCCCCGACAAGCTGTGGCGGCGAGCCTTGCGGGATGCTGTCGGGGAGTCACTGGCAGGGTTGGTGGTGCGTGAGCCCGGGCGGGCCCCGGGGTCGAATGCGTTCGCGCTCAACGGTGCTCGCACCGTGTCGGGCCTGCCTCTCATCGCTGGTGATCCGCATCGGCTCTTTGACACCCCCAACGTCTATGCGCAGGTGCATCTGGCCTGCCCCGAGTTCGACGTCGCTGGTTTCACGTTTGCCGGGGTGCCGGGGGTGCAGCACTTCGCGCACGCCGGGCCTGTCGCGTGGGCGATCACCAACGCGATGGCTGACTACCAGGATATGAACGTCGAAACCCTTGCGCGAGAGGGGGATCGGGTGCTCGCCGCGGGGTCGAGCGGGCTCGAGGAGTGCCGCGTCATCGCCGAGGTCATCGAGGTGCTCGGAGGTGAGTCGGTCGCGGTCGAGTGCGTGGTGACCCCTCGCGGGCCGGTGGTCATCGACGAGCGCGCCACCGGTGGTGAGGTGTTGAGCCTGTCCATGCCGTCGCAGCGCGACGGTGACCTCGGCCTTGGCGCCGTGCTGCCCTTGTTGCGGGCTCGGTCCGTCGGGGACGTCGAGGCCGCACTTGCGGGGTGGGTCGAGCCGGTGAACAACCTTGTCGTCGCCGATAGCGCTGGGGCGGTCGCGCACAGGGTCGTCGGGCGGGTGCCGGTGCGAGCGTCGGGTCAGATCCCCGGCGTCCCGACTCCGCCCGGTGAACACGACCGGGTTGGCGTCCACACCGACCTGCCACAGAACCCGGTGGTGGACGGCGCTGTAGTCACGGCCAACCAGCGCGAGACCGCTGCCTACGACGCGATCAGCACTGCCTGTGCGGCGCCGTTCCGTGCCCGGCGCATCACCCAGCGCCTCGACGAGCGAGAGCAGTGGGACGCGAGCAGCCTGCGTGAGGTCCTGCTCGATGACCGGCAGACCGCGGGGTCTGCGCTCCTCGAGGCGATCAGTGCGTTGGCCCAGCCCGGCCGGCCCACACCCACCGCCCAGCCCGACCAGGCGGCCGCCCTCGACGCATCGGCCGCAGCCCGGGTGGATGAGCTCGTGGATGAGCTCGCCCCGTGGGATCGGCAGATGCGCAGTGACAGCGTCACCGCAGCGCGGTTCGCCCAGATCCGCACACGGCTCGTCGGGCACTTGGTAGACCACCCGGCATACGCCGCTGTTCCGTCGGCATCGCCGCACGGTTCTCTGTATGACCCGTGGTTCAGCTTCGCCGGCCGTATCGATGCCTGTTTGCCGACCTTCTTTGATCCTTCGTCGGCGACGGTTCTGGCGGAGGCGGGGATCGACCTCGCTGCCTTGGTGCGCCAGAGCGTCACCGAGGTGGCGGCCGCGCCGACCGACAAGCCGTGGGGTGAGCACCACCGGTTCCACCCGATCTCGGTGCTCGAGCGATTCGGGCTGCCCGATGTGGCGCCAGCGGTGTCGGGACGACCGCTGCCCGGCGACGGCGACTGTGTCAACGCGTCGGGGTGGCTGCCGGCGCACGGCGTCTCGATCCGCGGCCCGGTCGCGCGCTATGTCTGGGATCTTGCCGAGCGCGACGCCAGCCAATGGGCGGTACCGCTCGGTGCCGGTGGTGGTCTTGATGATCCGCATCGCGCCGACCAGTTCGACGCGTGGGTCGGTGGGACGCTGCTGCCCGTCCTGACAGACTGGGCCGTGCTGGACAACCCTGACGACGCCAGCGCGACCTGA
- a CDS encoding DUF998 domain-containing protein — MSGPGAGHPRGALLTATAAVVALVGGWTWAATQQPAGFDSVRESISALAALETPHRWIMTVALILTGLAHIGSALMLPGLRRAGRWVLGGAGLATIGVALVPLPSRSDGSLAHTVVASVSFVLLALWPWFGADRSGTPLVQPRVARPAAALMLVLVASLTVGARAGMPFGAHERVVAALLALWPLATAVTAWWALGHRVGGRRVRNLLAVAALTIACAAGGTAATRLAPATADTTHYSAQVQLSMDPRTSSHLNARTLFGDIDVGFTGFAPGIEATPQVKASIAELLSQPGITVSSLQPGPAELTTAIRTAARDVGLRFAIGALLIMALSLGVSALARRRRPQVRTVVGASVAWAIACGATGLGIWQTYQPVRQHEFTSTGVLGTVQRNQSLLSDVEARTAQVSPYLRNLIALSSALQDKYSPTELSEPSALRILLVSDLHAGNQYALLRTIVEEEDIDLVVDTGDLVNFGTVTEGDASGMFAGIASLPVPYLFTRGNHDATSATDSAILDRLARVPNVVLLQPDTKSYNVVEAGGIRIGGFNDPRWFGDDGKRSKDKQQPAKKSFIDAFAQQEPLDLLVSHEPWAVQDVPRADVAVNGHMHTPDLEGNRIQAGTFTGGGPLTHFVGEEDGEELVGQPSAFDVLTFGETCRLTSVTRYRYRNVIEGRPAYDDVSLVNGSRIDTATDPDRTCAKPEPGTGPLGGLTVREVTAQSPESTPSEAD, encoded by the coding sequence ATGTCTGGTCCAGGTGCGGGACACCCCCGCGGCGCCCTGCTCACTGCGACCGCCGCTGTCGTCGCGCTCGTGGGTGGCTGGACGTGGGCGGCGACCCAGCAACCGGCTGGCTTCGACTCGGTGCGCGAGTCCATCAGCGCCCTTGCCGCCCTCGAGACACCTCACCGCTGGATCATGACCGTCGCGCTCATCCTTACCGGCCTCGCGCACATCGGCTCAGCGCTCATGTTGCCGGGCCTGCGTCGCGCGGGACGGTGGGTGCTCGGTGGGGCCGGGCTGGCCACCATCGGGGTGGCGCTCGTGCCGCTCCCCTCTCGTTCCGATGGCTCGCTCGCCCACACGGTCGTCGCCTCGGTGAGCTTCGTGCTGCTGGCCCTCTGGCCGTGGTTCGGGGCCGACCGCTCGGGCACCCCTCTGGTTCAGCCTCGCGTGGCTCGGCCTGCGGCGGCCCTGATGCTCGTCCTCGTCGCGTCGCTCACGGTGGGAGCAAGAGCAGGTATGCCGTTCGGTGCGCACGAGCGCGTCGTCGCCGCGCTGCTCGCGCTCTGGCCCCTGGCGACCGCGGTCACGGCGTGGTGGGCCCTTGGTCACCGGGTCGGCGGGCGGAGGGTTCGCAACCTTCTCGCGGTCGCGGCGCTCACCATCGCCTGCGCCGCCGGTGGGACGGCTGCCACCCGCCTGGCGCCGGCCACGGCCGACACCACGCACTACTCGGCGCAGGTGCAGCTGTCGATGGACCCGCGGACCTCGAGCCACCTCAATGCCCGCACTCTGTTTGGCGACATCGACGTCGGTTTCACCGGGTTCGCCCCAGGCATTGAGGCCACTCCTCAGGTCAAGGCCTCGATCGCTGAACTCCTCAGTCAACCGGGCATCACCGTCTCGAGCCTGCAGCCGGGACCAGCTGAGCTGACCACCGCCATCCGCACGGCTGCTCGTGACGTCGGGCTGCGGTTCGCGATCGGCGCACTCCTGATCATGGCCCTCTCGCTGGGTGTCAGCGCTCTGGCACGGCGCCGTCGACCCCAGGTCAGGACCGTGGTCGGGGCGTCGGTAGCGTGGGCGATCGCCTGTGGCGCTACAGGTCTGGGCATCTGGCAGACCTACCAACCCGTCCGGCAGCACGAGTTCACGTCCACCGGCGTGCTCGGCACGGTGCAGCGCAACCAGTCACTCCTGTCCGACGTCGAGGCCCGCACGGCGCAGGTGTCGCCCTATCTGCGCAACCTCATCGCCCTCTCGTCAGCGCTCCAGGACAAGTACTCACCGACCGAGCTCTCGGAGCCATCCGCCCTGCGCATCCTCCTGGTCTCCGACCTCCACGCGGGCAACCAGTACGCCCTCCTGCGCACGATCGTCGAGGAGGAGGACATCGACCTCGTCGTCGACACCGGCGACCTCGTGAACTTTGGCACCGTGACCGAGGGTGACGCGTCCGGGATGTTTGCCGGCATCGCCTCGCTGCCGGTTCCCTATCTCTTCACCCGGGGCAACCATGACGCGACCTCCGCCACCGACAGCGCCATCCTCGATCGCCTGGCCAGGGTCCCCAATGTTGTTCTGTTGCAACCCGATACGAAGAGCTACAACGTCGTGGAAGCGGGCGGCATACGCATCGGCGGTTTCAACGACCCACGCTGGTTCGGCGATGACGGCAAGCGAAGCAAGGACAAGCAACAGCCCGCCAAGAAGTCGTTCATCGACGCCTTCGCCCAGCAGGAGCCGCTCGACCTCCTTGTCTCACACGAGCCGTGGGCCGTGCAGGACGTGCCACGCGCAGACGTCGCCGTGAACGGACACATGCACACGCCCGACCTCGAGGGGAACCGGATCCAGGCTGGCACGTTCACCGGCGGCGGGCCACTCACCCACTTCGTTGGCGAAGAGGACGGTGAGGAGCTCGTCGGCCAGCCGTCCGCGTTCGACGTGCTGACCTTCGGCGAGACGTGTCGCCTGACCTCGGTGACCCGCTACCGCTACCGCAACGTCATCGAGGGACGACCGGCCTACGACGACGTCAGCCTTGTGAACGGCAGCCGCATCGACACCGCAACCGACCCGGACCGGACGTGTGCGAAGCCCGAACCCGGCACCGGCCCACTCGGCGGCCTCACGGTGCGAGAGGTGACCGCTCAATCGCCCGAGTCGACACCGAGCGAGGCAGACTGA
- a CDS encoding NAD(P)/FAD-dependent oxidoreductase translates to MKTDLLVIGAGPAGAATALGALTEDPSLRVVLLDRSDFPRNKSCGDGIAPHVVTALAQVGAAAVVDGWEPVRQLELSHGDVSVEGEMDREVHVIPRKVFDARLVEHAVAAGAELRRQRVTAFSTHPLRVAGEIEAQVVVGADGASSVVRAQLLGRRRDPRALALRGYARVTDAWRGRQVIRYGDRRQPSYAWAFDCGNGLVNVGYGELLPGEGSRRAAPSRQLLLDQLESLLPGAASTGSGWLGHHLPLSSWRWDQPDGAVLLVGDAAGLVNPMTGEGIYYAIATGIAAGRTAARAVRAGRPTDAGAVHRREVRRLLGTHLRHTWLSSRLAQSPAVVDAGIRAAGRDRRVFDTLVEIGLGDGRINRPLVTGLVGALRPGRS, encoded by the coding sequence GTGAAGACCGATCTGCTCGTCATCGGCGCCGGGCCCGCGGGTGCCGCCACCGCGCTGGGCGCGCTCACCGAGGACCCGTCACTGCGGGTGGTGCTGCTGGACCGCAGCGACTTCCCCCGTAACAAGTCCTGCGGCGACGGCATCGCTCCGCACGTCGTCACCGCGCTCGCACAGGTGGGCGCCGCCGCCGTCGTCGATGGCTGGGAGCCGGTCCGCCAGCTCGAGCTCTCGCACGGGGACGTCAGCGTCGAGGGCGAGATGGATCGCGAGGTCCACGTCATCCCACGCAAGGTCTTCGACGCGCGGCTCGTCGAGCACGCCGTGGCGGCAGGGGCCGAACTGCGCCGCCAGCGGGTCACGGCGTTCAGCACCCACCCGCTCCGTGTCGCGGGCGAGATCGAGGCCCAGGTGGTCGTCGGCGCAGACGGTGCCAGCTCGGTGGTGCGCGCTCAGCTGCTCGGGCGTCGCCGTGACCCACGGGCTCTGGCCCTGCGCGGCTACGCCCGGGTCACCGACGCGTGGCGCGGGCGCCAGGTCATCCGCTACGGCGACCGCCGTCAGCCCTCCTACGCCTGGGCTTTCGACTGCGGCAACGGGCTCGTCAACGTCGGCTACGGCGAGTTGCTCCCGGGCGAGGGGTCCAGGCGGGCCGCGCCCAGCCGCCAGCTCCTGCTCGACCAGCTCGAGTCGCTCCTGCCCGGCGCCGCCAGCACCGGCTCGGGCTGGCTTGGTCATCACCTGCCGCTCAGCTCGTGGCGCTGGGATCAACCCGACGGCGCGGTGCTCCTCGTCGGCGACGCCGCGGGGCTGGTCAACCCGATGACGGGCGAGGGCATCTACTACGCCATCGCGACGGGGATCGCCGCTGGTCGCACCGCTGCTCGCGCGGTGCGCGCCGGGCGCCCCACGGACGCTGGCGCGGTTCACCGCCGCGAGGTCCGTCGGCTACTCGGCACGCACCTCAGGCACACGTGGCTGTCGTCCCGGCTCGCGCAGTCACCCGCCGTGGTGGACGCGGGGATCCGCGCCGCCGGACGCGATCGCCGGGTGTTCGACACGCTCGTCGAGATCGGTTTGGGCGACGGTCGGATCAACCGACCTCTCGTCACCGGACTCGTGGGGGCGCTCAGGCCAGGGCGGTCCTGA
- a CDS encoding AMP-binding protein produces MTATSTIETESTQRYRASRDQILGWRGKHEEAVRDFTFPDLGERFNWAIDWFDVIARGNPENALVVVEEDGTSREVTFDAMANRSDRVGRWLAERGVAQGDPVIIMLDNQVELWDCMLAVMKLGAIIMPTTSAAGAADLEDRVARGGARHVISNASQVDKLAGLSGNITRISVGAAEGWHDLNDAYAVDSPPLPHPGTAPGDPLLLYFTSGTTSKPKLVEHTQVSYPLGHLSTVFWLGLRPGDVHLNISSPGWAKHAWSCFFAPWIAEATILVYNYGRFDPPALLKVLRDKAVTTFCAPPTVWRMLINADLSDGPGSLREVIGAGEPLNPEVISQVQDKWGLTLRDGYGQTEMTAVVGNTPGSALKPGSMGRPLPGCPVVLVDPATGDRVSWVGEAGPTDETARQRGVAEAGPTDETARQRGVAEGELCLDLAAAPLPLMTGYQGDPERNAEAMADGFYHTGDVASVDADGYITYVGRTDDVFKASDYKISPFELESVLIEHPAVAEAAIVPAPDEVRLAVPKAYVVLAPGHEPTEETARSILTYAREHLQPWQRVRRLEFGELPKTISGKIRRVELRGREEQVASGEAEASGNEWRDDIVKGD; encoded by the coding sequence ATGACAGCGACGTCGACGATCGAGACCGAGTCAACCCAGCGATATCGCGCATCGCGTGACCAGATCCTGGGGTGGCGCGGCAAGCACGAGGAGGCGGTCCGCGACTTCACCTTCCCCGACCTCGGTGAGCGCTTCAACTGGGCCATCGACTGGTTCGACGTCATTGCCCGAGGCAACCCGGAGAATGCCCTCGTGGTCGTCGAGGAGGACGGAACATCGAGAGAGGTCACCTTCGACGCGATGGCCAACCGCTCCGACCGTGTCGGGCGTTGGCTCGCGGAACGTGGTGTGGCACAGGGTGATCCGGTCATCATCATGCTCGACAACCAGGTCGAGCTCTGGGACTGCATGCTCGCGGTGATGAAGCTCGGGGCGATCATCATGCCGACGACCTCCGCCGCCGGCGCCGCCGATCTCGAGGACCGTGTCGCTCGTGGCGGTGCGCGTCACGTCATCAGCAACGCCTCACAGGTCGACAAGCTCGCGGGCCTGTCGGGCAACATCACGCGGATCAGCGTCGGTGCCGCAGAGGGCTGGCACGACCTGAACGATGCGTATGCCGTGGACTCACCTCCGCTGCCGCATCCCGGCACTGCGCCCGGTGACCCGTTGCTGCTCTACTTCACGTCCGGTACGACGAGCAAGCCCAAGCTGGTCGAGCACACCCAGGTGTCCTATCCGCTCGGGCACCTCTCGACGGTGTTCTGGCTCGGGCTGCGACCGGGCGATGTGCACCTCAACATCTCGTCACCTGGTTGGGCGAAGCACGCCTGGTCCTGCTTCTTTGCCCCGTGGATCGCGGAGGCAACGATCCTCGTCTACAACTACGGCCGCTTCGATCCGCCGGCGCTGCTGAAGGTGTTGCGGGACAAGGCAGTCACGACGTTCTGCGCGCCGCCGACCGTCTGGCGGATGCTCATCAACGCCGACCTGTCCGATGGTCCCGGCTCGTTGCGTGAGGTCATCGGCGCAGGCGAGCCGCTCAACCCCGAAGTCATCTCGCAGGTGCAGGACAAGTGGGGACTCACCCTGCGGGACGGCTACGGGCAGACCGAGATGACTGCGGTGGTCGGCAACACCCCCGGCTCGGCACTCAAGCCGGGGTCGATGGGGCGGCCGCTGCCGGGTTGCCCGGTGGTGCTGGTGGATCCGGCGACAGGGGATCGGGTGTCGTGGGTGGGCGAAGCGGGCCCCACGGACGAGACCGCGCGCCAGCGCGGGGTCGCCGAGGCGGGCCCCACGGACGAGACCGCGCGCCAGCGCGGGGTCGCCGAGGGAGAGTTGTGCCTCGATCTTGCCGCTGCGCCATTGCCCCTGATGACCGGCTATCAGGGAGATCCCGAGCGCAACGCCGAGGCGATGGCCGACGGTTTCTATCACACGGGCGACGTGGCGTCCGTGGATGCAGACGGCTACATCACCTACGTCGGTCGCACCGATGACGTGTTCAAGGCGAGCGACTACAAGATCAGCCCGTTCGAGCTCGAGTCGGTCTTGATCGAGCACCCGGCAGTCGCCGAAGCGGCGATTGTGCCGGCGCCCGACGAGGTACGGCTCGCGGTGCCGAAGGCCTATGTCGTGCTCGCTCCAGGGCATGAGCCCACCGAGGAGACGGCCCGCTCGATCCTCACCTACGCCCGCGAGCATCTGCAGCCGTGGCAGCGAGTGCGCCGACTCGAGTTTGGCGAGCTGCCCAAGACGATCTCGGGCAAGATCCGGCGCGTCGAGCTGCGAGGTCGCGAGGAGCAGGTGGCCAGCGGTGAGGCCGAGGCGTCCGGGAACGAATGGCGCGACGACATCGTCAAGGGCGACTGA
- a CDS encoding sucrase ferredoxin has translation MSPETTRCSNAFRERGEPMLGSAPVARRWLLIEHPGPWSKDHLDTPGIAGPVARAIEEACAELQGRSLLMRRSGRQAPGQAPAWYAVDTAHGTSVSGTWRTSDDLLAAVAALGAPLAHSETLAEPMLLVCTQGTRDACCALRGRPVTAALARVWPDEVWECTHLGGHRFAGTFISMPDGTCFGTVDLPNAVEVVRSHRSGEVDTTHLRGLARFSPAVQAATGSVLAAHGPAPITAARPGTVEVVSQTLTRVEVIGDDPLPDTTWVEVAAEALPPAPLSCGKTPGEHTAYRTSVVSDPR, from the coding sequence GTGAGTCCCGAGACGACGCGTTGTTCGAACGCCTTCCGTGAGCGAGGCGAACCCATGCTCGGGTCGGCCCCCGTGGCCCGGCGCTGGTTGCTCATCGAGCACCCCGGGCCGTGGTCCAAGGACCACCTCGACACTCCGGGCATCGCCGGGCCCGTCGCGCGAGCCATCGAAGAGGCGTGCGCCGAACTCCAGGGCCGCTCGCTCCTCATGCGTCGCTCCGGGCGTCAAGCACCCGGACAAGCACCTGCTTGGTATGCCGTGGACACCGCCCACGGAACCTCGGTCTCGGGCACGTGGCGGACCAGCGACGACCTCCTCGCGGCGGTGGCCGCGCTCGGTGCACCCCTGGCTCACTCCGAGACCCTCGCCGAGCCGATGCTCCTCGTCTGCACCCAGGGCACCCGCGATGCCTGCTGTGCGCTGCGCGGTCGCCCGGTCACGGCGGCGCTGGCAAGGGTCTGGCCGGACGAGGTGTGGGAGTGCACCCACCTCGGTGGTCACCGCTTCGCCGGGACATTCATCTCGATGCCCGACGGCACCTGTTTTGGCACAGTCGACCTGCCCAACGCGGTCGAGGTGGTGCGTTCACACCGCTCCGGTGAAGTCGACACAACGCACCTGCGTGGGCTCGCTCGGTTCTCGCCGGCGGTCCAGGCGGCGACCGGGTCGGTGCTCGCCGCACATGGGCCGGCCCCGATCACCGCTGCTCGCCCCGGCACCGTTGAGGTCGTCTCGCAGACCCTCACGCGCGTCGAGGTCATCGGGGACGACCCTCTTCCCGACACGACCTGGGTCGAGGTCGCGGCCGAAGCCCTTCCGCCCGCCCCGTTGTCGTGCGGCAAGACACCGGGTGAGCACACGGCATACCGGACGTCTGTCGTTTCCGACCCTCGCTGA
- a CDS encoding TetR/AcrR family transcriptional regulator: MTTTRERLRAETLDEIKTAARARLAVDGANLSLRAVARDVGLVSSAVYRYFPSRDALLTALIIDSYNDMGAAVEAAEAVVSREDLHGRFVALASAIRAWALSAPNEYALIFGSPVPGYAAPQDTLAPAMRVTTVLAGLLHDGLASGTLTDPGDLVDKALRVDLAELTSQPPFQGVPLGLMARGMAAWSAIYGLVSFELFHAYGPLTAPGALFDHQVLGIARQMGLVPPDGRTTRSRKRAT; the protein is encoded by the coding sequence ATGACAACGACGCGCGAGCGACTCCGGGCCGAGACGCTCGATGAGATCAAGACGGCCGCACGAGCCCGCCTCGCTGTCGACGGCGCCAACCTCTCGCTACGAGCCGTCGCACGAGACGTGGGCCTTGTGTCCTCAGCGGTCTATCGCTATTTCCCCTCTCGTGACGCGCTGCTCACTGCGTTGATCATCGATTCCTACAACGACATGGGTGCCGCCGTTGAGGCGGCCGAAGCAGTCGTGTCGCGTGAGGACCTCCACGGGCGGTTCGTTGCGCTGGCGAGTGCCATCCGCGCCTGGGCCCTCTCTGCGCCCAACGAGTACGCCCTGATCTTCGGCAGCCCGGTCCCGGGTTATGCCGCGCCGCAGGACACCCTCGCGCCAGCCATGCGGGTGACGACGGTGCTCGCTGGCCTCCTCCATGACGGCCTGGCGAGTGGAACCCTCACGGACCCCGGTGATCTTGTCGACAAGGCGCTGCGTGTGGACCTGGCCGAACTGACGTCGCAGCCGCCCTTCCAGGGAGTGCCGCTCGGGCTGATGGCGCGCGGCATGGCGGCCTGGTCGGCGATCTACGGGCTGGTGAGCTTCGAGCTGTTCCACGCCTACGGTCCGCTCACTGCCCCCGGAGCCCTGTTCGACCATCAGGTCCTTGGGATCGCCCGCCAGATGGGCCTCGTACCACCGGACGGGCGGACCACGCGCTCGCGCAAGCGCGCCACGTAG
- a CDS encoding NAD-dependent epimerase/dehydratase family protein, translating to MGRHVVLGAGPVGSAIASDLLGRGENVTVVTRSGGGPEGADRVRADVADAPALSAIAEGADVIYNALNPADYNAWPTTWPPLAASILTAAEHSGAVVAVVDNLYPFGPVDVPMSAALPDRPSSIKGTIRMKMWQDLLAAAESGRITSAVAVRGSDYVGAGPSLHSLLAYARISQGKRAFIPADLDAPHTWTNPADAGRLLVNAALDEGAHGRYWMVPSAPATSVRGIADQAATIAGWPPVKLSHLPSAAVRGAGLFNSMAKATLEMAYQFHRPFLIDASETAARFGGAFTPLDESLRQNLADAGYPMGGVSRPGEEELAS from the coding sequence ATGGGACGACATGTGGTGCTGGGTGCGGGACCGGTCGGATCGGCGATCGCGAGCGACCTGCTCGGGCGCGGTGAGAACGTCACGGTCGTCACCCGGTCAGGAGGTGGCCCCGAGGGTGCCGACAGGGTGCGCGCGGACGTGGCCGACGCACCGGCGCTCTCCGCCATCGCCGAGGGTGCGGACGTCATCTACAACGCCCTCAATCCTGCCGACTACAACGCCTGGCCCACGACGTGGCCACCGCTGGCCGCCTCGATCCTCACTGCCGCCGAGCACTCGGGCGCCGTCGTCGCGGTCGTCGACAACCTCTACCCGTTCGGCCCGGTCGACGTCCCGATGTCCGCCGCACTGCCTGATCGGCCCAGCAGCATCAAGGGCACGATCCGGATGAAGATGTGGCAGGACCTGCTGGCCGCAGCCGAATCAGGCCGCATCACCAGCGCCGTGGCGGTGCGCGGCTCGGACTATGTGGGAGCCGGGCCTTCACTTCACAGCCTGCTGGCCTATGCGCGGATCTCGCAGGGCAAGCGCGCCTTCATCCCCGCCGACCTCGACGCCCCTCACACGTGGACCAATCCCGCCGATGCCGGCCGACTGCTCGTCAACGCGGCACTCGACGAGGGCGCCCACGGCCGCTACTGGATGGTGCCGAGCGCGCCTGCCACGTCGGTCCGTGGGATCGCCGACCAGGCGGCGACCATCGCGGGCTGGCCGCCGGTGAAACTCAGCCACCTGCCGAGCGCTGCAGTGCGCGGAGCGGGGCTGTTCAACTCGATGGCGAAGGCGACCCTCGAGATGGCCTACCAGTTCCACCGTCCGTTCCTCATTGACGCCTCCGAGACGGCAGCACGCTTCGGCGGCGCCTTCACACCGCTCGACGAGTCGTTGCGCCAGAACCTCGCCGACGCCGGCTACCCGATGGGCGGCGTGTCGCGTCCCGGAGAGGAGGAATTGGCGAGTTAG